In Hippoglossus stenolepis isolate QCI-W04-F060 chromosome 20, HSTE1.2, whole genome shotgun sequence, the following are encoded in one genomic region:
- the tmem242 gene encoding transmembrane protein 242 has protein sequence MAAEGSAEETTREEVKEKRQMIHGAAFLTTVASAGLVAGFGSTLALVKRKNPDWFNKGAVPAAAVPESGAALALRALGWGSLFAWCGVGLLSVAVWKVLDVHSLSEFRLKMQSVFPSIPKSAEATAGSEPLDWDSVFKSK, from the exons ATGGCGGCGGAGGGTTCCGCAGAGGAGACGACGAGAGAAGAAGTGAAGGAGAAACGACAGATGATTCACG ggGCAGCGTTCCTCACCACGGTGGCGTCCGCCGGGCTGGTCGCGGGGTTCGGCTCCACGCTGGCGCTGGTCAAGAGAAAAAACCCCGACTGGTTTAATAAG GGGGCGGTGCCGGCGGCGGCGGTGCCGGAGAGCGGGGCGGCGCTCGCCCTGCGAGCTCTGGGGTGGGGGTCTCTGTTCGCCTGGTGTGGAGTCGGCCTGCTCAGCGTCGCCGTCTGGAAAGTTCTCGATGTTCACTCT CTGTCAGAGTTCAGACTGAAGATGCAGTCCGTCTTCCCCTCCATCCCAAAGTCGGCCGAGGCCACAGCTGGATCTGAACCTCTGGACTGGGACTCTGTCTTCAAGTCAAAGTGA
- the LOC118103995 gene encoding galectin-8 isoform X1 yields MSKSNLRQTFLKPLIPFAGTILGGLVPGEMVLIQGSVPSGADRFQVDFTCGSSVNPRADVAFHFNPRFHRSPCIVCNSLQGGRWGREQILYQMPFTTGGAFELIVLVLKDKFKVAVNGVHVLEYKHRQDLERVDTLCVSGKVRVEVMGVAPPSSVSPSSATLSHVIRQPISSSTGSLSVPFRGDLGDGLSVGRSITIKAETNHNAHSFCVNLRTSRGSDIALHLNSRLKRHMLVRNSFLSESWGPEETALDSFPFAAGQYFEMIIRCEPQQFKVAVNGEHQLDYKHRVQDLRSINQVEVQGDATLLDVNIF; encoded by the exons ATGTCGAAATCAAACCTGAGACAAACGTTTCTGAAACCG CTGATTCCCTTCGCTGGGACCATCCTGGGGGGTCTGGTCCCGGGGGAGATGGTCCTCATTCAGGGCTCCGTGCCGTCAGGCGCCGACAG GTTCCAGGTGGATTTCACGTGTGGCAGCAGCGTCAATCCGAGAGCCGACGTAGCATTTCACTTCAACCCCAGGTTCCACAGGTCTCCGTGTATCGTGTGTAACTCGCTGCAGGGGGGGCGCTGGGGCCGAGAGCAGATCCTGTACCAGATGCCCTTCACCACCGGGGGCGCCTTCGAGCTCATCGTGCTCGTCCTGAAAGACAAGTTCAAG GTGGCTGTGAATGGCGTGCACGTGTTGGAGTACAAACACCGACAGGATCTGGAGCGAGTCGacactctctgtgtttctggAAAGGTCAGAGTGGAGGTCATGGGCGTCGCCCCGCCGAGCAGCGTGAGTCCGAGCTCTGCGACGCTGAGTCATGTGATTCGACAG CCGATTTCCTCCTCAACAGGCAGCTTG AGCGTTCCCTTCAGGGGCGATCTGGGGGACGGACTGAGTGTCGGACGAAGCATCACGATCAAAGCAGAAACTAATCACAACGCACACAG TTTCTGTGTGAATCTGCGAACGTCGCGCGGCAGCGACATCGCTCTTCACCTGAACTCTCGTCTGAAGCGTCACATGTTGGTCAGGAACTCCTTCCTGTCGGAGTCGTGGGGCCCCGAGGAGACGGCGCTGGACTCCTTCCCCTTCGCTGCAGGACAATACTTTGAG ATGATCATCAGGTGTGAACCTCAGCAGTTCAAAGTCGCTGTGAACGGTGAACACCAGCTGGACTACAAACACAGAGTCCAGGACCTGAGGAGCATCAACCAGGTGGAGGTGCAGGGAGACGCCACGCTGCTCGACGTCAACATCTTCTGa
- the LOC118103995 gene encoding galectin-8 isoform X2 has translation MVSPPQLIPFAGTILGGLVPGEMVLIQGSVPSGADRFQVDFTCGSSVNPRADVAFHFNPRFHRSPCIVCNSLQGGRWGREQILYQMPFTTGGAFELIVLVLKDKFKVAVNGVHVLEYKHRQDLERVDTLCVSGKVRVEVMGVAPPSSVSPSSATLSHVIRQPISSSTGSLSVPFRGDLGDGLSVGRSITIKAETNHNAHSFCVNLRTSRGSDIALHLNSRLKRHMLVRNSFLSESWGPEETALDSFPFAAGQYFEMIIRCEPQQFKVAVNGEHQLDYKHRVQDLRSINQVEVQGDATLLDVNIF, from the exons ATGGTTTCTCCTCCGCAGCTGATTCCCTTCGCTGGGACCATCCTGGGGGGTCTGGTCCCGGGGGAGATGGTCCTCATTCAGGGCTCCGTGCCGTCAGGCGCCGACAG GTTCCAGGTGGATTTCACGTGTGGCAGCAGCGTCAATCCGAGAGCCGACGTAGCATTTCACTTCAACCCCAGGTTCCACAGGTCTCCGTGTATCGTGTGTAACTCGCTGCAGGGGGGGCGCTGGGGCCGAGAGCAGATCCTGTACCAGATGCCCTTCACCACCGGGGGCGCCTTCGAGCTCATCGTGCTCGTCCTGAAAGACAAGTTCAAG GTGGCTGTGAATGGCGTGCACGTGTTGGAGTACAAACACCGACAGGATCTGGAGCGAGTCGacactctctgtgtttctggAAAGGTCAGAGTGGAGGTCATGGGCGTCGCCCCGCCGAGCAGCGTGAGTCCGAGCTCTGCGACGCTGAGTCATGTGATTCGACAG CCGATTTCCTCCTCAACAGGCAGCTTG AGCGTTCCCTTCAGGGGCGATCTGGGGGACGGACTGAGTGTCGGACGAAGCATCACGATCAAAGCAGAAACTAATCACAACGCACACAG TTTCTGTGTGAATCTGCGAACGTCGCGCGGCAGCGACATCGCTCTTCACCTGAACTCTCGTCTGAAGCGTCACATGTTGGTCAGGAACTCCTTCCTGTCGGAGTCGTGGGGCCCCGAGGAGACGGCGCTGGACTCCTTCCCCTTCGCTGCAGGACAATACTTTGAG ATGATCATCAGGTGTGAACCTCAGCAGTTCAAAGTCGCTGTGAACGGTGAACACCAGCTGGACTACAAACACAGAGTCCAGGACCTGAGGAGCATCAACCAGGTGGAGGTGCAGGGAGACGCCACGCTGCTCGACGTCAACATCTTCTGa